Within Marinilabiliales bacterium, the genomic segment GGGCTCTTGGCGAGGACTGGGAAGGCTTCAAAGAACTGCTCGAGGAATCAGAGATACAGGACAGGGAGCTTATCCTGCGCGTACTTTCCATGTACAGCGACCCTGAAGTCCGTGAAAGGGAGATAAAGAATATGACCGCTGTCTTTGAAGAGCTTGCCGATAAAATCCTTCCCCAGCTCCGCCGTTCGGTAATGGAGATAAACGTTGAGCGTATCGGTTATTCCGATGACGAGCTGAGGCAGATATACGGCAGTGATTATACACAGCTGAATATGGAGGAGATGCTTTATACAGCCACCCTTTTTGAAGACCTGAACCGGAAGCTTGAAATATATACCAGGACTTCACAACAGTTCCCCCGGTGCTTCAGGGCCTTTAACGGCATTGGTGTGGTACAGGTTGAGCTTGGCAATGTTGCCGCTGCAAAGCAGGCATTCCAGTCCGCCCGCAACCTGCAGGACAACGATGTTATCAAGAATAACCTCGGAGCTGTTGCACTTCTCGAAGGAAACCTTGATCAGGCAGAGGAACTTCTCTCTTCAGTGGCCTCACCCACAAGCGAGACAAACTACAACCTTGGAATAATTGCCATCAAGAAGGCTGAATATGCCAAAGCTGCAGGACACTTCGGTAATATGCCCGAGGTTAACAATGCACTTGTCAGGTTGCTGCAAAACAACAATGACGATGCCCTCAGGATCCTCAACAACATAGAGGAGCCCTGTGCTATGACACACTACCTGATGGCCATTGTCGGAGCCAGGAGGCAGGACTCATCTATGGCTATGGGAGCATTGAGGTCAGCAGTAAGGATGGATGCATCGCTCAAGGAGCATGCCAAGACCAATATGGAGTTTGGCCGTTTCTTCCGTGATGACACTTTCATCTCGATAGTAAACTAAAACAGGAAATTCTTTTTCCGGTATCAGGAGGGCTGCCTTAACGGGCAGCCCTCTTTGTATAAAGATCCCACAAAACTATGCCTGTGCTTACCGCAATATTAAAGGAGTGCTTGGTTCCGAACTGCGGTATTTCAACACACAGGTCACTGATATCAATCACCTCCTGCGACACACCATTTACCTCGTTGCCGAAAACAAGTGCATACCCGGTATCTTTTTCCGGGTAAAACCGGTCTAGAGAGGTACTCCCTTTGGTCTGTTCCAGTGCAATTATCTGATAATTCCGTTTTCTAAGTCTTTCGACAGCCTCTTTTGCAGACGGGATGTGTTCCCAATCGACCGACTCGGTTGCACCCAGGGCTGTCTTATGAATGTCCCTGTGGGGCGGTGTTGCAGTGAATCCGCAAAGATAAATGGCCTCTACGAGAAATGCATCGGCAGTCCGGAATACCGAACCGATATTGTTCAGGCTTCTTACATTGTCAAGCACAATGATTACCGGAGTTTTTTCTGCACTCTTAAATCCTTTGACTGTTTTTCTGCCCAGTTCATCGAGTAACAATTTTCTGCGAGACATCAATAATTGAGATTAGTGAACCATTTTCAATGAATCGTGTTAAAAAAATGAATATTTTTGATACTTTCAAAGATATAGTTTATGAACATACATGAGTACCAGGGCAAGAATATTTTAAAGCAGTTTGGTGTGGCAGTACCTGACGGGGAAGTAGTAGACTCCCCTGAGGCTGCCCTGGATGCTGCAAAACAGATAAAGGAAAGAACCGGTGCCGGAAGCTGGGCTGTAAAAGCGCAGATACATGCCGGAGGACGTGGCAAAGGTGGAGGTGTGAAAATCGCCCGAACCCTTGATGAGGTAGCAGACTTTGCCGGGAGGATACTGGGCATGACACTTGTTACCCATCAGACCGGTCCTGAAGGCAAGCTGGTAAACAGGGTGCTGGTTGAACAGGGTATTTTTTATCCCGGTGAAAGCGAGATTGCCGAGTATTATATGAGTGTGCTGCTCGACAGGGAAAAGGGGAGGAACATAATAGTCTATTCAACTGAAGGGGGTATGGACATAGAGGCAGTTGCTGAGAAGACGCCTCATTTGATCTTCCGCGAAGAGATTGACCCTGCCGTTGGGTTAAGGGAATTCCAGGCAAGGAAGATCGCATTCAATTTAAAGCTGCACGGGAAGGCTTACAAGGAGATGACCGGCTTCGTCAAATCCCTGTACAAGGCATATGAGAATTCGGATGCTTCGCTATTCGAGATAAACCCGGTTTTCAAGACATCAGACAATCTTATCCTTGCAGCCGATGCCAAGGTAGTACTTGATGATAACGGGTTATTCCGTCATCCTGTGTATGCTGAAATGAGGGATATAACCGAAGAAAACCCCGATGAGGTCGAAGCCGGTAAATTCGGGCTCAACTTCATCAAGCTTGACGGCAATGTAGGTTGCATGGTAAACGGAGCCGGACTTGCCATGGCCACGATGGACATCATCAAGTTGTCAGGCGGCGACCCCGCCAACTTTCTTGACGTGGGGGGGACTGCCAACGCTGCTACCGTTGAGGCAGGTTTCCGCATAATAATGAAGGATCCAAATGTGAAAGCCATACTTATAAATATCTTCGGAGGGATAGTCAGATGCGATCGGGTAGCCACGGGAATTGTTGATGCATACAATAGTATAGGTAACATTGATGTACCGGTAATTGTGCGCCTCCAGGGAACCAATGCTGAAGAAGCCAGGCAGCTTATAGATGAGTCGGGTCTGGAGGTATACTCTGCCGTTACCCTGCAGGAATCGGCCGACCTGGTCAGGAAGGCGGTATAAGTAACTGCTACCAGTTTACAGGTTTCCTTTTTACAGGCATTGTCATGCACCTGGGGCCGCCTCCGCCACGTGGAAGCTCTGAACCATCAAGTGTGACAAGAACTTTTTTATAATCGTTTATACATTCCTTTCCTGAGATGATATCGGAGGCGGTAACAATCTCAAAACCGTTTTTGCTCAGTTCATCATTTGTGTAGCTGTTTCTGGCGTATCCGATGATTTTGCCAGGTGCAAGTGCAAAGAAATTGGCCCCACTGTGCCACTGCTCCCTCTCCTGGATCCAGTCATCGGTCCTGCCACCACAATATACCGGCTTAAGATCCATTCCCAGACTGCACAGTGCCTCGGGTATGTTCCTCTCTTCCTTTATCGAGCTGACCCTGTTGTTTTCGATGGTAATGATGACAGTCTGGTAATTGCTGGTCCTGTAAATTACAGGTTCATAAACCATACAGCAGTCCCTGTCAAGCAGGGTGAACACCATGTCAAGGTGGATAAACGACTCCGGCCTGACCGGAAGCTCCTGCACAATAACATACTTTTTTCCGTTTTCCTGACTCCTGATCATGTCAATAAGACAATCTATCCCCTGTGAGCTGGTGCGTGCACCTAAACCGACAAGCAGAATATCCTCCCTTGCAACCAGCACATCACCCCCCTCTATGGTTGTAGCCGGCTTACCGTTCATCTTGATTGTTTGGGTTCTGAAATGTTCGTTGAAATTGAAGATAGAATCCATTATCAGTGTCTCCCTCTCCCTGATCCTGTTTGCCATGCTGCTTATAAAAACAGATCCGGGCAAGGTGATAGCCGCATCCCTGGCAAAGAAAAAATTATGGAGAGGGGGTAATGAATAGCGTTCCTTGCTGCGGAACCGCGTCAGGGTGTTCTTTTGCATTACGACGCCTTCTATCAGCAAACCTGCCAGATCCCGGTTATCTGCTTTACCCAGGTACTCCCTGAGTTCAGTATCTTCTCCGGCCTCAAATATTTTACCTGTAAGACTTTTCCTTGCTTCATCGATAGCAAGTGTCTCTTCAAGAAGCTCTTTTACACGGAATACGTGTGTGTATTTCCTGAGTACCTGCTCCAGTTCGGAAAATTCTCTTTGTGCGACCGAAAGGTTAAGTATATCGCTGTATAGTGCCCTTTCAGCATTACCCGGCGTCATATTTTCCACTTCGGGGCCGGGAGGATGGATAATGACAGCTTCGAGCTGACCGATCTCAGAAGATACATTTGGTTCAATCCTGCTTCCCATAGATTATTGATGACAGTTAAAAGTCCTATATAATATCCGCTTGCGGACTGCAAAGATATTAATTTAATATCACTAAGGTGGCATTTTGTACTGCCGGAAAAGATGCTGAAGGAGGGCCGGTGTGCCGTCCTCCCTACCTGAGGGTTCTGAAGGAATTAATATGAAGTGTTACCACGGCAGCTTTTACAATGAACAGTATTCTCAGCCAGGTGGCCGATATGAAGAAAATTGCCGATGTGATAATTGTTAGCCATAAAATGGCAATACTCCAAATTTTTACATTTCTCGATATTGCTTTGTGCTCTATGTAGTTATGAAGGAATTTTCCGTATACCCGGTGGTTCATCAGCCACCGGTACAGCCGGTCAGAGCTTCTTATATAGCATGCGGCCGTTAATAACAGGAACGGGGTTGTTGGAAGAAGCGGGACCACGATTCCCAGACTGCCCAGTGCCAGGGAGGTGGTGCCTGCCGTTATGAGGAGCCATTTAACAAATTTATTGGATGGTTTCCTGTGGTGAAGCTTCTCTGCCAATTCCCTCTTTTTTCAGTTAGCGCTCAAAGATATTAAAATTGACACAGAAGGTCGATTCTCTTTTTGATTTTTGATGTGACCGTTTTTGGAACTAAATTTGTAAATGTAATACCGTTACCGGAATTATTTGTACGGGTCATAATTAAGAGGGCTGCAATCCGTTTAAAACAGTATGAGGAAAATTATTTCCATAACAATTATTCTTTTTGCCTGCTGCCATTTTATGAATGGCCAGGAACTGCATGATGATACAACAATCATAAGGGAGTTCCAGATACTGAAGCAAACAGTATGGAGAGGGGATACCATCCTGCATTCATCAATTGAAGAGGTCAGTATCTATCCTGTTCCGCAATTCTCAAGCCGGCGTGAATACAGACGCTACCAAAGGCTTATCCATAATCTTAAGATAGTATATCCGTATGCGCTGCTTGCGGCAGAGAAGCTGGATGAGATGAACCACGCCTTTCTGGAGCTGAAGACAGAGAGGGATCGGAGGGCATTCGTAAAGCAGGTTGAACAGGAGTTGATGAATGAGTTTGAGGATGAACTTAAAAAACTTACAATTACGCAGGGGCGGTTACTGATTAAGCTGATAGACCGGGAAACCGGAAACACTTCCTACGAGCTTGTCAGGGAGCTGAGGGGGTCATTTTCCGCATTTTTCTGGCAGGCTGTTGCCAGGCTTTTTGGTTCCAATCTCAAAAACACCTTCGATGCCGAGGGAGAAGACAAACTGATCGATCAGATCCTTGTTCTGATCGATAACGGGCAGATATGATCAATTCTGTCTGATGTCCCGGCAGTTACAGTAATCTGATGAGCTCCTTGACAACAGCGTCGGCCCCTTCGCCAATCTGCACAATATTTGCATCAAGCATGTAGCAGGGTGACGTAACGAGTTTGTACCGGGTATCGACTATTGTCTCCCCGTGCCCTGTCTTTTTATGAGTTGCTCCCATTTTTTCCAGGGCCTCTGCTGTTTCTGCATCCTGTCCTATAGTGAGCACCGGCTTGTCAAGAATTCTGGCCATTATTGCAGGGGCGATGCAAAGAGCTCCGACAGGTTTGCCTTTGCTGACCATCTCCTTCACAACTCTTTCAACACCGGGATCTACCTTGCATTCAGGTCCGTCAAATGCAAATCCTGAAAGGTTTTTGGCCACCCCGAACCCTCCGGGGAATAGTATGGCGTCAAAGTCATCTGCCCTGAACTCATCCAGCTTTCTGATACTTCCACGGGCTATGCGCGCTGATTCAACAAGCACATTCCGCGTCTCATCCATCTCCTCACCGGTTATGTGATTAACCACATGATGCTGGGGTATGTCGGGTGCAAATATTTCATATTCTCCACCGTTCCTTACTATTGCATAAAGGGTCATGGTTGCCTCATGTATCTCACTGCCGTCATAAACACCGCATCCGGCAAGTACAACTGCAAACTTCTTTTTTTTCATCATTTTGCCGCGTTTAAATGGTTTGAATCCACAATTTATCAAATTACCGACAAAAAACAAAAAGCGTCACACCCCTTTTTGTTTGAAGATCGTCAGTACCGTAAGTATGAGTATCTGGAAATCTACAAATATTGACATGTTCTCAAGGTATATCATATCATACTTGAGCCGTTGCAGCATTTGCTGAACATTTACGGCATATCCGTACTTTACCTGTCCCCATGAAGTGATACCCGGTTTTACCCTGAGCAGCAACCTGTAATGGGGTGCCTCCTTTACGATCTGATCTATGTAATGCTGCCTTTCCGGACGGGGTCCTACTATTGACATCTCCCCCTTGAGGACATTGATGAAGTTTGGTATCTCGTCGAGTCTTGTCTTTCGCAGGAATCTTCCCGGACGGGTTACCCTGGCATCGTTCTCAGAGGAGAGCTCCGGTCCGTTCTGTTCGGCGTTCTCTATCATTGTCCGGAATTTATAGATTGTAAAAGGTTTGCCATTCCGGCCTATCCGTTCGTGACTGTATATTAAAGATCCCCGTGAGTCGAACTTTATCCAGATAGCTATGGCCAGGGAAACCGGCAACAGCAATATCAGAGCTGCAACTGAAATGATGATGTCAAGTCCCTGCTTCAGATTATATTGCCACGGAGTCATAAGATTATGGCTTACCTGTATCAGCGGGGTTGCCACAATGGTGTTGATCCTCACCCTTCCGGTTAGAATATCCTGCATTCCCGGTATTGCCTTGATCTCCACATCACGGTCGTCAAGCAGGTTTATTATCTTCTCAATTTTTCCGTTTTCGCTTGGTTCGAGGGCAATAATGACTTCCTCCACCTCGTACTTCGAGATTATTTCACCCAGCTTGTCAAGTCCGCCCAGATGTGGCATATATTCTTCAAGTAGATATGTATTGTTGCCGTTAATGTTAACAAATCCCACAAACTTATTTCCGGTGGGTCTTATCTGTTCCTGTATATCCTTGTAAATGGATACAGCTTTATTGTCGCTGCCCAGTATTATTGTATTAAATCCCAGCCTTCCTTTCCGGATTGCAGAAATGGTCATCGAAGTGATCGTCACTCTCGGAAAGTATGAGAAAAGAAACTGTATAAGGAAGAATGCAAGATAGGAATTGTAGAAGCTCCTGGAGAGATCTGCCACGACATCTGTGTAGATGAGAAAAGTGAAAAGGATCAGAGTGCCAAACAAAGTGACAGTCAGTGATGCGCCCAGCTCCTTCAGGCGTGAACGCCTGGTGGTGTTATTGTAGAAGCCCCAGAAATAGTAAAGGAATATCCAGAAAACCGGAAAAAGGGCAGCGCCCCTTATCAGTTCGGGGTGATCATGCAAGCCTGAAAAAAGCTCAAAACCGGATTGTTTGACATAGAAAACATAAAATATTATCCAGGCCGTCAGTGAAGATATGATATCGACGAAAAGGTAAAAAAAAGTCTGAAGTCTCTTGTTTCTCATTTCCAGGAAACTGGTTGAAAGATAATACAACATGATCCGCATGTCACTGCAAAATGACATGTTCGGAATCGCTTATTTAATTTTCCTGGTAGAGGTTAGATCATACGGAATTGTTAAACCTGAGTGGGGCAAGATATGAATTATTTTTTAATTAGTGCCGGATATACTGTCAATTTTTAATATTTGGGGATTGTTCAGGCAACCGGAAACAGTAAGATCATTGAAGATATTGCTCCTCATCTCCTGTAAAGGTTAATCTAGCAGGTGTAGCCTGATCTCTCAACGATCTCCCTGCATATCTCCCTTAACCGGGCCATTTCATAAAGCTGGTCAACTGACGGAGTGCGGCCCTCTATAGCCATTGAGAAATTTTCAAGTTCACAGTGGGTAAGTTGTTCAGTCGTTATTCCAGGTGTTTCCTTATTTTGCGCGGTTACACAGCTTCTGCCGTTTCTTTCAAAGACATCCACTTTCTGGTTGCCGATATTTATCTTCACCAGTCTGTTTGCCTGGTATGCCTCGATAACAAAGAGGTCTTCGCCGCTGATGTCGGACACCAGCAGATTGGCCGCCGACCCGTTCTCAAAATAGAGTGATGTGCTGAGAAGCCCTGTTGATGCCATACCGGATTTTTGCCGCATCGTATTGATCTTTTTTATATTGCCCGGGCACAGGTAGAGCAGGGCATCAATTGCTGTAAGAAGGTGCCGGTGAAACACCGGATTCCCGTTCTCCGGATAACTGGGGGTAAAGGCCTTTTTCAAACTGAACATTGATGGATGGGATATTGTGGCTAACGACGATCTGAGCAGGGGACTGCTTCGGCCGAACCGTCTTATATGGACGACATTGTCGGCTTCATCCCTCAGCTTGATAAGACGGCGGATATCATCCAGATCAAGTCTGTCGGCATTCCATATCAGTATATGCCTCGACATTTTTACAGCCTCGGTAATAAGCCCCATCATGTCATTATCGGCATATAAGAAGATAAGGGCGTCGTTTTCAAGAAGCAGGGCCTCATTGGAAACCGGCGGGAGGAAATGGTCGGGGTCAGCTTCTGTTCCGGTTCCTTGTCCGGGCGGACAGAAATAACCTGTAAGATGGAACCTCGGGTGGCTGAAATCTGGCCCTGCTTCTGCAGGCTTTCCTATCAGGCCGGCTTTCAACATAATAGTATCTTTGCGGTAAAGATACGTGCAATTTTAAGGAACAGCAGTAAAAAGTCCGTTTAACTTATCAACGTATTGTTGTTAATTGTATAGTCCGGCACGGGTTTACCCGAAACAAAAAATAGTTTAATTTAGCAGTCCGAAACAGATAAGTAATGACAGATTCATATCGCCATAAAGGATTAAGAAGAAACCTGGTTGAAGAGATCCGGAGCAAGGGCATCGAAGATGAAAGGGTGCTGGATGCAGTGCTTAATGTGCCAAGGCACTATTTCATGGATACCGGGTTTGTCAAATATGCATATAAGGACCAGGCCTTCCCTATTGGATGCGGACAGACCATTTCGCAACCCTATACGGTTGCATTCCAGACTGAGCTTCTGGAGGTGGAGAAACACTGCAAGGTCCTTGAGGTAGGCACCGGATCAGGATACCAGGCGGCAATCCTTTGTGAGATGGGAGCTAAGGTGTTCACCATAGAGAGGCATCGCGACCTGTTCATCAGGGCACAGTCACTTCTTACTTCAATGGGGTACAAGGCAACCTTCTTTTACGGTGACGGCTATGAGGGAAAGCCGGCATATGGGCCATTTGACCGGATACTGGTAACCGCCGGTGCGGGGGAGATTCCGGAAAAGCTGAAGTTACAGATGAAGATCGGCGGTATAATGGTCATCCCCTTAGGCGACAGCAGGTGCCAGGTGATGACCCGTATTGAGAGAATGGCTGAGGAAGAGTTTAAAGTTACTGAGCACGGGCGATTTGTTTTTGTTCCTTTGCTGAAAGGGAAATCCGGATAGGCAATGGGTGGCCGGTCAACAGGTTGCCTGCGGGCGATGATAATTATAAACCTGCATGCCTTGCAGGGTTGCATGACTGACCAGGGCCGGAATGTGCCCCCCGCCAACGTGCGGGTGTTGCTGTGAAACCAGAAAAACAGATAAGATCATGATCAAAGTCCATAAATTCGTTGTAAACCCCTTCCAGGAGAATGCATACCTGCTCTGGGACGAAACAGGCAGTTGCGTGCTTGTTGATATGGGCAGCTATACTGTTGACGAGAAGAAAGAGGTGCTCTTTTTTATCGAGAACAACCAGCTTGAGCCCGTGATGATAATAAACACACACTGCCATGTTGACCATCTGCTCGGCAACTCCTTCTTCAAAAACAAACTGAAGGTACCAGTTGCTGCCCATGCCGATGATGAGTTCCTGATAAAAACAGCCGTTGAGCATGGCAGCGTTTTCGGATTCGAGGTTGAAGAGCCGCCACCGGTTGACAGCTATCTGGAGGAGGGTAGGGCCATAACTTTTGGCAGTTCATCACTGGAAGTGTTTCATGTGCCGGGGCACTCTCCCGGAAGCGTGGCGCTGTACAGCAGCGAGGATGCCTTTGTTATTACAGGGGATGTCCTGTTCAGCGGGGGAATCGGGCGGACAGACCTGCCGGGCGGCGATTACGACACCCTTATCAGGTCAATCAAAGAAAAACTGATGGTGCTTCCCGATGAGGTGACGGTATATCCCGGGCACGGACCCGAAACCACCATTGGCGGTGAGCGGCATTCCAATCCTTTTCTTACCGGATAACCGGCTTACGTAAACCTGCTCATGGAATCAGACAGTCGCGGCAGAGCCGCATCAGGTAGTTATGCGGCACTTCGCAGTTTTTTTACCAAGGCTGCGACCGGTCTACGGTAAATTTATTAATTGAGCATATCATGATATTTGTCTTATTTATCAATAAGTCCAGTTTTTATTTTTACAGAATATAACCAGTAAAAAACACATAAATATTCATTTATATGGCACTCGACAGTTTCATTTCACGACATAACGGACCCCGTCCCCACGAAACAGGTACCATGCTTGAAAAGATAGGCGTAAGATCAATCGACGAGCTTATCGACAAGACCATACCGCCTGCAATAAGGCTTGAAAAACCGCTCAACCTGCCCGATGGCATAAGCGAGCATGAATACCTGCAGCGGATATGGGAGATTGCCTCGAAAAACAAGGTCTACCGCTCATTTATCGGGATGGGTTACTACAATACAATCTTCCCGCCGGTAATCCAGAGGAACATACTTGAGAACCCCTCATGGTACACCTCATATACCCCCTATCAGGCAGAGATATCGCAGGGCAGGCTGGAGGCCCTGCTGAACTTCCAGACAGCGGTGATGGATCTGACCGGCCTGGAGCTGGCCAATGCATCATTGCTTGACGAAGCAACGGCAGCGGCCGAGGCAATGATCATGATGTTCAACGCACGCAGCAGGGACCAGGTTAAGTCGGGTGCAGTAAAGTTCTTTGTCGATGAAAACATCTTCCCCCAGAACCTGGCAGTTTTGAGAACCAGGGCAATACCTCTGGGCATAGAGCTGGTGACCGGCAGTTATGCCGAAGCTGACCCGGGTGAAGATTACTTTGGCGTGATGGTGCAGTATCCTGCCGGTGACGGCAAGATTTACGATTACAGGGATTTTATATTGAAGTCCGCCGAAAAAGGCATATACACCGGAGTAATTGCCGATATTCTCAGTCTTGCATTGCTCACACCTCCCGGAGAGTGGGGCGCCGACGTGGTGGTTGGTTCGACCCAGCGCTTCGGCATACCGATGGGATATGGCGGTCCGCATGCAGGGTACTTCGCTACCAGGGAGAAATTCAAGCGTCACGTGCCGGGCAGGATAATAGGGGTGACCGTCGATGCCCAGGGCAGACATGCACTCAGGATGGCTTTGCAGACAAGGGAACAGCATATAAAGAGGGAACGCGCCACCTCCAATATCTGTACAGCCCAGGCTCTGCTTGCAACCATGGCAGGGATGTATGCTGTCTATCATGGTGCGGAGGGACTGAAACGTATCGCCCTTCATACCCACCATAGTGCTGTAACTCTTGAGAAGGGACTGAAAAGTCTGGGTTACACGCAGGAGAACGGTAACTATTTTGATACCCTCAGGGTGTCGCTGCCGGGCGATATCGTGGCGGCCGACATTGAGAAGACGGCGCTGGAGAACAGGATCAACCTCAGGTATATTGACGACAAAACTGTGGGCATAAGCCTTGACGAGACCACACTCATAAGGGACATAAATAATATCCTTTCAGTCTTTGCCGGAGCTGCCGGTAAGGAGTCCCCCGAGGTGAGCGGCCTGGAGGAGAGGACCTCAATTGATAAAGTATTCATCCGCGAAAGCGAATTTTTTACCCTTGATGTATTCAATGCCTACCGGTCGGAGACCGAGTTGATGAGGTACATCAAGAAGCTTGAAAGAAAAGATTTCAGCCTTACGCACTCGATGATATCGCTCGGGTCGTGCACCATGAAGCTGAATGCGGCCACCGAGCTGCTGCCGCTTAGCTGGCCCGAATTCGGGGCGCTGCATCCGTTTGTCCCGGTTGATCAGGCTCAGGGGTACCACGAGCTGATGGATGAGCTGGCGGCTGACCTGTGTGAGATTACTGGTTACGATGCGATCTCTTTCCAGCCCAATTCGGGGGCTTCGGGTGAGTATACCGGACTGATGGTAATCAGGGGCTATCATGAAAGCAGGAACGAGGGGCACCGCAATGTATGCCTGATACCCTCGTCGGCACACGGCACCAACCCGGCAAGCGCGGTCATGGCAGGAATGGAGGTGGTTATAGTTGATTGCGACAAGCACGGTAACGTAGACCTTAAGGATCTGCGCCCAAAGGCTGAGAAGCACCGCGACAACCTTGCCGCCTTCATGGTTACCTATCCTTCAACTCACGGGGTATATGAGCCCGGTATCATTGAGATGACGGAGATAATCCACGAGAACGGGGGCCAGGTCTATATGGACGGGGCCAACATGAATGCCCAGGTAGGCTTTACCAATCCCGCGATCGTTGGCGCCGACGTGTGCCACCTGAACCTGCACAAGACATTTGCCATACCGCACGGGGGCGGGGGACCCGGAATGGGTCCGATAGGCGTTGCGGCCCACCTGGTGGAGTTTCTTCCCGGGCACCCGGTCATTACCACGGGTGGTGAAAAAGGGGTTGAGGCGATAGCAGCCGCTCCCTACGGAAGTACCAGTATACTGACAATATCACATGCATACATCAAGCTGCTCGGTGGAAAAGGTCTGACCGAAGCAACCCGGCTGGCCATACTGAATGCCAATTACCTGGCGGCGGTGCTGAAGGACTATTACGATGTCCTCTACAAGGGAATAAACGGCTTTGTTGCCCATGAGATGATTATCGACTGCCGTAAATTCCGGCTGGACAAGGAGCTGGAGGTTACCGAGGCCGATATAGCAAAAAGGCTTATGGATTACGGATTTCATGCCCCGACCCTGTCTTTCCCGGTGGCCGGCACGCTGATGGTTGAGCCAACCGAAAGCGAATCGCTGCATGAGCTGAACCGGTTTGCCGAGGCGATGATATCGATCCACGCCGAGATGGAGGAGATACGATCAGGGAAAGCCGACAAGAAGAACAACGTGCTGAAGAATGCGCCCCATACTGCTGAGGTGACTGTATCGGACGGGTGGGACAGGCCCTACGGAAGGGAGAAGGCTGCCTATCCCCTCAGGTGGATAGCCGACAATAAGTTCTGGCCCTCTGTAAGCCGGGTTGACGATGCCCATGGCGACCGTAACCTGATGTGCTCCTGTGCACCTATAGATTCTTACAGAAGCGGACTTTTTGAGTTCAGCTCGCTGGAACAGGGCTGACCCTGGCTGCAAATGAGGTACGGCTGCCCCGCCTGATAAGGATATTTCTCCGGCCAGGCTGATAACCGCAGACCTTGCCCGCCAGGTCCTGTACGGCTGCCCGGCTTGCCACCGGTCTCTTGCCGGGCAGGAAGGATTACGCTAGCCTGAAACAACAAATCCGGCACGGGACTTGTTATAATAGTGTTGTGAATGCTGCCCGGTTTTCGTCACCGGACTGAGGCAACTGACGGTTAATTGTACCGGTAGAAAGACCGGCGGCACAACAGCATATATTATATAATGATTGATGTTATGGAGAGGAAAGATGATTCTTTCAGGCAGAATTTCGAGACATTGCTTGCGCTTTTCAAAAAGCTGGCCGACAAAATGTCAGAAGGAGAGATTGAGGGGGTTAACCCGCAATTTGCAGGCCAGTTCAGGATGATGCTCAACCAGTACGAGATGATGAAGAACATGATGCCTGATGACATACCAGAGCACCTGAGGGAACCATTCAGGCAGATGATGGA encodes:
- a CDS encoding protein-L-isoaspartate(D-aspartate) O-methyltransferase, translating into MTDSYRHKGLRRNLVEEIRSKGIEDERVLDAVLNVPRHYFMDTGFVKYAYKDQAFPIGCGQTISQPYTVAFQTELLEVEKHCKVLEVGTGSGYQAAILCEMGAKVFTIERHRDLFIRAQSLLTSMGYKATFFYGDGYEGKPAYGPFDRILVTAGAGEIPEKLKLQMKIGGIMVIPLGDSRCQVMTRIERMAEEEFKVTEHGRFVFVPLLKGKSG
- a CDS encoding sugar transferase, with protein sequence MSFCSDMRIMLYYLSTSFLEMRNKRLQTFFYLFVDIISSLTAWIIFYVFYVKQSGFELFSGLHDHPELIRGAALFPVFWIFLYYFWGFYNNTTRRSRLKELGASLTVTLFGTLILFTFLIYTDVVADLSRSFYNSYLAFFLIQFLFSYFPRVTITSMTISAIRKGRLGFNTIILGSDNKAVSIYKDIQEQIRPTGNKFVGFVNINGNNTYLLEEYMPHLGGLDKLGEIISKYEVEEVIIALEPSENGKIEKIINLLDDRDVEIKAIPGMQDILTGRVRINTIVATPLIQVSHNLMTPWQYNLKQGLDIIISVAALILLLPVSLAIAIWIKFDSRGSLIYSHERIGRNGKPFTIYKFRTMIENAEQNGPELSSENDARVTRPGRFLRKTRLDEIPNFINVLKGEMSIVGPRPERQHYIDQIVKEAPHYRLLLRVKPGITSWGQVKYGYAVNVQQMLQRLKYDMIYLENMSIFVDFQILILTVLTIFKQKGV
- the gcvP gene encoding glycine dehydrogenase (aminomethyl-transferring) codes for the protein MALDSFISRHNGPRPHETGTMLEKIGVRSIDELIDKTIPPAIRLEKPLNLPDGISEHEYLQRIWEIASKNKVYRSFIGMGYYNTIFPPVIQRNILENPSWYTSYTPYQAEISQGRLEALLNFQTAVMDLTGLELANASLLDEATAAAEAMIMMFNARSRDQVKSGAVKFFVDENIFPQNLAVLRTRAIPLGIELVTGSYAEADPGEDYFGVMVQYPAGDGKIYDYRDFILKSAEKGIYTGVIADILSLALLTPPGEWGADVVVGSTQRFGIPMGYGGPHAGYFATREKFKRHVPGRIIGVTVDAQGRHALRMALQTREQHIKRERATSNICTAQALLATMAGMYAVYHGAEGLKRIALHTHHSAVTLEKGLKSLGYTQENGNYFDTLRVSLPGDIVAADIEKTALENRINLRYIDDKTVGISLDETTLIRDINNILSVFAGAAGKESPEVSGLEERTSIDKVFIRESEFFTLDVFNAYRSETELMRYIKKLERKDFSLTHSMISLGSCTMKLNAATELLPLSWPEFGALHPFVPVDQAQGYHELMDELAADLCEITGYDAISFQPNSGASGEYTGLMVIRGYHESRNEGHRNVCLIPSSAHGTNPASAVMAGMEVVIVDCDKHGNVDLKDLRPKAEKHRDNLAAFMVTYPSTHGVYEPGIIEMTEIIHENGGQVYMDGANMNAQVGFTNPAIVGADVCHLNLHKTFAIPHGGGGPGMGPIGVAAHLVEFLPGHPVITTGGEKGVEAIAAAPYGSTSILTISHAYIKLLGGKGLTEATRLAILNANYLAAVLKDYYDVLYKGINGFVAHEMIIDCRKFRLDKELEVTEADIAKRLMDYGFHAPTLSFPVAGTLMVEPTESESLHELNRFAEAMISIHAEMEEIRSGKADKKNNVLKNAPHTAEVTVSDGWDRPYGREKAAYPLRWIADNKFWPSVSRVDDAHGDRNLMCSCAPIDSYRSGLFEFSSLEQG
- a CDS encoding MBL fold metallo-hydrolase, whose protein sequence is MCPPPTCGCCCETRKTDKIMIKVHKFVVNPFQENAYLLWDETGSCVLVDMGSYTVDEKKEVLFFIENNQLEPVMIINTHCHVDHLLGNSFFKNKLKVPVAAHADDEFLIKTAVEHGSVFGFEVEEPPPVDSYLEEGRAITFGSSSLEVFHVPGHSPGSVALYSSEDAFVITGDVLFSGGIGRTDLPGGDYDTLIRSIKEKLMVLPDEVTVYPGHGPETTIGGERHSNPFLTG